One Candidatus Eisenbacteria bacterium genomic region harbors:
- a CDS encoding MerR family transcriptional regulator, which yields MMKLPEGKVYYSITEIADLTKVKPHVLRYWESEFPALAPRKNRAGNRVYQEKDIKLIFLIRHLLYEEGFTIAGAKRKLSKKGILDDPREEASIETNANSALAAIEQDLQKILKILS from the coding sequence ATGATGAAGCTACCGGAAGGAAAGGTTTACTACTCCATCACCGAGATCGCGGATCTCACGAAGGTGAAGCCGCATGTCCTCCGCTACTGGGAGTCGGAGTTCCCCGCCCTGGCGCCGAGAAAGAACCGGGCGGGGAACCGCGTCTATCAGGAGAAGGACATCAAGCTCATCTTCCTCATCCGGCATCTTCTCTACGAAGAGGGATTCACGATCGCCGGCGCGAAGCGAAAGCTCTCCAAGAAGGGGATCCTCGACGACCCGAGAGAGGAGGCGTCGATCGAGACGAACGCGAACAGCGCCCTCGCCGCGATCGAGCAGGACCTCCAGAAGATCCTGAAGATCCTTTCGTGA
- a CDS encoding S8 family serine peptidase, translating into MRSHASPSVRPIVLLAFFMIAPLAPGLTASEVSTDPEAPTPQSSALVDAAGVLGEYAEIVEKGNPKLEGVLAKLCRAATESPMQDVLAIAARRNVELTAGGLIEVVLDPPVGEKASSIDLSMLEYLGGKLSRKSEHWIVALVPLARLEEVAESVPGVRFVHLMRRPEAEYYTSEGVGLTGASLYHQNLYWGQGVKVAVIDQAFGNLSNTIAAGELPPVHTLNLTGAGMESGSSQHGTGIAEIIHDMAPGADLFLIKVAGEPDVENAIDSCIAEDIDVINMSLGFKNVNFFDGQGLMCEKVNQAKANGILFVKSAGNSRDDHNEGSFVDANHNGFHEFAPGDELLRIYSTAGNSIRIDFTWDDWEVTDQDYDVLLYDASLNYLTGEMTRQTGFQPPYEVLTYAAPYTGYYYIALGNYSASGGHKYELYVTCDSVHEHQVFGSSITTPGDAEGAMAVGAVAASSWVSGPSRSYSSEGPTNDGRMKPEVVGPDGVTLFNGGSAEIIGTSFSAPHVAGAAALIKSVHPEYSVDQLWTALTSSAVDMGAPGQDNIYGYGRLNLPDILVASPGAFHAAKGDGEIRLTWTNPPDADFKSVRVLYGYSGYPHETLVGGPVENGNDGFFSGTPGSSGSWTHAGRTNGLTCYYSIYATNGITFSPPLGAFATPADTLSPAPVTQFAAQAGDSTMVLTWRNPSTEDFQGVYIAYSAATYPNTVLDGLPLPNGNNGLVPGTPGDRDTISGWGLPNGVTHYFSAFAYDEVPNYSVKATTFGTPQDVTAPSPVLSFTAVAGDTTVQLSWTNPSDADFAGTLIRYSQTNYPSTPSAGSPVPNGNEGRFAGAPSSAGSFAHQGLTNGAVYFYSAFAYDEVPNYSTAANAQATPTDATAPSVVSSFTAVSGNGQATLSWANPSDPDFTGTVVRFSTSSYPSTPTAGT; encoded by the coding sequence ATGAGAAGCCACGCGTCTCCCTCGGTGCGCCCGATCGTCCTCCTTGCCTTCTTCATGATCGCTCCTCTCGCCCCCGGATTGACTGCGAGCGAGGTTTCCACAGATCCTGAAGCCCCTACTCCGCAGTCCAGCGCCTTGGTAGACGCGGCAGGAGTGCTTGGCGAATACGCGGAGATTGTGGAGAAGGGTAACCCCAAGCTCGAAGGGGTTCTTGCGAAACTCTGCCGTGCTGCAACAGAGTCACCAATGCAAGATGTTCTTGCCATTGCCGCCAGGCGGAACGTCGAACTGACAGCCGGTGGTCTGATTGAAGTTGTTCTTGATCCTCCCGTCGGTGAGAAGGCGTCCTCCATAGACCTTTCCATGCTCGAATACCTTGGGGGAAAGCTCAGCAGGAAGTCGGAGCACTGGATTGTGGCGCTGGTTCCTCTGGCTCGCCTTGAGGAAGTGGCCGAGTCAGTTCCGGGCGTTCGCTTCGTTCATCTCATGAGGCGACCAGAAGCAGAGTACTACACCAGCGAGGGTGTCGGCCTCACAGGGGCGAGCTTGTACCACCAGAACCTGTATTGGGGCCAGGGAGTCAAGGTCGCGGTAATCGACCAAGCCTTCGGCAATCTTAGCAACACAATCGCCGCCGGAGAGCTTCCGCCGGTTCACACCCTGAATCTCACCGGAGCCGGCATGGAATCAGGGTCCTCGCAACATGGAACCGGGATAGCCGAGATCATTCACGATATGGCCCCAGGGGCCGACCTGTTCCTGATCAAGGTGGCAGGGGAGCCTGATGTCGAAAACGCGATCGACTCGTGCATAGCCGAAGACATTGACGTCATCAACATGTCCTTGGGGTTCAAGAATGTCAACTTTTTCGATGGGCAAGGGTTGATGTGCGAGAAAGTGAATCAGGCCAAGGCCAATGGTATCCTCTTCGTGAAGTCCGCCGGTAACTCCAGAGATGACCATAATGAGGGGAGTTTCGTCGACGCGAATCACAATGGATTCCACGAGTTTGCCCCTGGAGATGAACTGTTGAGGATCTACAGTACCGCCGGCAACTCAATTAGAATCGACTTCACATGGGACGACTGGGAAGTCACGGATCAGGACTACGACGTGCTGCTCTATGATGCGAGCTTAAACTACCTGACAGGGGAGATGACACGCCAGACGGGGTTTCAGCCACCGTATGAAGTACTGACGTATGCCGCACCATACACCGGGTACTACTACATTGCTCTGGGTAACTACAGCGCGTCGGGTGGCCACAAGTATGAACTGTACGTCACATGTGATTCAGTCCACGAACATCAAGTATTCGGTAGCAGCATTACCACTCCCGGTGATGCCGAGGGTGCGATGGCCGTGGGTGCGGTAGCTGCCAGCTCCTGGGTGTCGGGACCCTCCAGGTCATACAGTTCGGAGGGTCCGACAAACGACGGTCGAATGAAGCCAGAGGTTGTCGGCCCAGATGGGGTCACTCTGTTCAACGGAGGTTCTGCGGAGATAATCGGAACCTCCTTTTCAGCTCCTCACGTTGCCGGTGCCGCCGCGCTCATCAAGTCGGTGCATCCCGAATACTCGGTAGACCAGCTGTGGACGGCTCTCACTTCATCGGCAGTTGACATGGGGGCTCCGGGCCAGGACAACATCTACGGTTACGGCCGTCTGAATCTCCCCGATATTCTCGTCGCTTCTCCGGGCGCCTTTCACGCCGCAAAGGGAGATGGCGAGATCCGCCTGACCTGGACGAATCCTCCCGATGCGGACTTCAAGAGCGTGCGTGTTCTTTATGGCTATTCCGGCTATCCGCACGAGACGCTTGTCGGTGGACCGGTGGAGAACGGCAACGATGGCTTCTTCTCGGGGACCCCGGGGAGTAGTGGTTCGTGGACCCATGCTGGCCGGACGAATGGGCTGACCTGCTACTACTCTATCTACGCAACGAACGGCATCACGTTCTCTCCTCCGCTCGGTGCCTTCGCCACCCCGGCTGATACGCTCTCCCCGGCGCCGGTGACCCAATTCGCAGCGCAGGCCGGAGACTCGACCATGGTGCTGACCTGGCGCAATCCTTCGACGGAGGACTTCCAGGGTGTGTACATCGCCTACTCAGCTGCCACCTATCCGAACACCGTCCTCGATGGGCTCCCGCTTCCGAATGGGAACAACGGTCTCGTTCCCGGCACACCTGGTGACCGAGACACAATCTCGGGCTGGGGCCTTCCGAACGGCGTGACTCACTACTTCTCCGCGTTCGCTTATGACGAGGTCCCGAACTACTCCGTGAAGGCGACAACGTTCGGAACCCCTCAGGACGTCACGGCTCCGAGCCCCGTTCTCTCGTTCACAGCGGTCGCCGGCGACACAACCGTCCAGCTCTCCTGGACGAACCCCTCCGACGCGGATTTCGCGGGAACCCTCATCCGGTACTCGCAGACGAACTACCCGTCCACCCCGAGCGCGGGCTCGCCCGTTCCGAACGGGAACGAAGGCCGTTTTGCGGGAGCTCCGTCTTCGGCGGGATCCTTCGCCCACCAGGGCCTTACGAACGGAGCGGTCTACTTCTACTCGGCGTTCGCCTACGATGAAGTGCCGAACTACTCCACGGCGGCGAACGCACAGGCCACGCCAACCGACGCCACGGCGCCGAGTGTCGTTTCCTCTTTCACGGCGGTGTCGGGAAACGGCCAGGCCACCCTTTCCTGGGCGAACCCGTCCGATCCGGACTTCACCGGAACCGTGGTCCGGTTTTCGACCAGTTCCTATCCCTCGACCCCGACCGCGGGGAC